From Methylovorus glucosotrophus:
CAACAACGCCAACCAGGCCATTGAGCGCATCATTTCCTTCTTCCCGCCCGAGGGTAAAGCCGGTTTGCTGCTGGGGCTTTCCATGAATCTGGTGGCCATTGTTTCGCAGCGCCTGATCCCGGGCAAGCTGACCAAACGCGCAGCGGCTATCGAGGTGTTGATCAACACGCCTTATATCTCCGAGCTGATCCAGAAATCCAAGCTGGAAGAGATCAAGGATGTCATGGCGGACAACAACGATATCGGCATGTGCACTTTCGACCAGTCGCTATTCCGCTTGTACAGCAACGACAGGATCACCGAGGAAAATGCGCTGGCAAATGCCGATTCCCGCAATGACCTGTCCTTGCGCATCCGGTTTGCGGATGAGTCCGAGGAATCCTGAGCTTAATCAGGCTTTACATTTTTTTGCCTGTGGAGCCCCTGTCGGGGCAGGCTGAGCGCGCTATAGTGGTGCCGTTCTGTTACCCCGACGATTCCACGCATGTGCACTACCCGCGCTTTCTCCGGCTTACGCCGCAAACTGCTTGCTTTTCTGCTGACCGCGCCAATGGCAGGCCGCGCCATATGGGCGAGCGCCAGTAACAATATCACCTGCATCGCCAAGCCCGAGCGCACGGAAGGCCCGTATTTTGTCGATCATCAGCTGAATCGCAGGGATATACGCCTTGATCCTGTCACACATCTGTTCAGCCCCGGTGTACCGCTGATATTGAGCATAGACCTGCTGAATCTGGCCCAGCACAGCTGCGAGCCGCTGGCGGGCGCCACTGTCGATGTGTGGCATTGCGACGCACAGGGGGTGTACTCAGGGGTGAGTGACATGAATACGCTGGGCAAGAAGTTTTTGCGCGGGTATCAGGTATCAGATCAGGCTGGGAGCGTGACCTTCAAAACCATCTATCCCGGCTGGTATTCTGGCCGGGCCGTGCATGTCCACTTCAAGGTACGTACCCAGAACAGCGTGGGG
This genomic window contains:
- a CDS encoding intradiol ring-cleavage dioxygenase gives rise to the protein MCTTRAFSGLRRKLLAFLLTAPMAGRAIWASASNNITCIAKPERTEGPYFVDHQLNRRDIRLDPVTHLFSPGVPLILSIDLLNLAQHSCEPLAGATVDVWHCDAQGVYSGVSDMNTLGKKFLRGYQVSDQAGSVTFKTIYPGWYSGRAVHVHFKVRTQNSVGASYEFTSQLFFDDRLSDAVFQHAPYKRPKPRDTRNTRDIHYGKDGNQLLLSPIEKADGYHANITVALDLSDDKVGAPDGFSMPLGPDGRPMPPPPGLRPPQRG